A window of Chryseobacterium sp. IHB B 17019 genomic DNA:
AGCTTACACAGGTGTTTTCAGGAACTGTAACTAATGCAAATGGAGTGGTGGAGATTACTTTTGCAACGCCTTTTGCGTATAACAACACTTCCAATCTGGTAATTGCGGCAGAAGAAAATTCTGCAGGATATGATGACAACTTGTATGATGAGGCAATGTATGTTTATCCTGGTGCTCAGAATTCTACGCTTTACTATAAAAATGACTACACGAATCCGGATCCTGCTTCCCCACCTTCTTCAGATGGAAATCTGGTCAACTTTAAATCGGTGGTTTCTATATTAGGATTGGCTCCTAACCCGATTCCTGCATGTCCGCTGATTACGTATCCTGCAAACAACGCTACTTTTGTTCCACTATCACCTACAATTACATGGAATAATTCTTCAGGTGCTACCAGCTATAAAGTTTCCATTGGTACTACTCCTGGCGGAACGGATGTTGCCAATCAGGTTTCTGTTGCTACCAACAGCTATACACCGACAACACCTTTTACTCCGAATACATTACTTTATTTGAAAATAACAGCAGTAGGAACAGGAGGTGAGTCTTCAGGCTGTACGGAGCTAATGTTTACATCAGCACCGCCACCACCTGCAAATGACGAATGTGCCACAGCGACTACCTTAACGGTAAACCCGGACTTAAACTGTACAACGGTAACTTCGGGTTACACAATTGGCGCTACAGATTCAGGAACAGTTCCTGATCCTTGTTACGGAACGCCTGATGATGATATTTGGTATAAATTCGTGGCAACGGCTACTACTCATAAAATTTCTCTTCTGAATATTCAGTCTGTAGGAACGAATCCTGATGACACGGATACTTACTTCCAGGTTTTCAGCGGAGGATGTGGAGCTTTATCAAGCATCTTCTGTTCAGATCCTCCTTCAGGATTGGTGACAGGCCTTACGGTAGGTGAAACATATTGGGTAAGAGTTTACAGCTATTCTGACACAGGAAGTAACCAAAGTTTTGATATCTGTATCGGAACATTGCCGGCGCCACCTGCAAATGACGAGTGTTTCGGTGCTTTGGCTGCTACTACTTTCCCTTATACTTATGCACAAAACGATGGAGGAGGTGCTACCAACAACGCCGGAATGATAACTGCATGCAGCAACGAAATGAATGACGGAACATGGTTCACATTCGTTGGTGATGGTGATACTTTCAATATCACGGTTACAACGCCTGCAGGTAGTGATTTTGACTCTCAGATCGGGGTTTACAGTGGAAGCTGCAATGGTTTATCTTGTGAAGACACAGTGGATGACACGGGACAAGGACAAGCTGAAACTGTTTCTATCCCTACGCTTTCAGGAAATACTTATTATGTGAATGTAGGACACTACAGCGGATGGTCAGACGAACTGGAAGGAACATTTAGCATTAATATTACAAAAGGTGTTTTAGCAACTTCTGATGTACAGGCAACTAAAAATACAATTAAACTTTATCCAAACCCATTCACTGATGTATTGAATATTTCAGACGCAGCGAATGTGAAATCAGTAGCAATTTCTGATATCTCAGGAAGATTGATGAAAGTAATTGATAACCCTGGATCAGAGCTTCGTTTGGGAGAACTAAAACAAGGAATGTATTTAGTAACGCTTATGATGAAAGACGGTTCTAAGCAGACAATTAAAACCATTAAAAAATAATTGAATTCAACATTGAATTATTTTAAAAAGTTTAAAAATTAAATAAAAGAAGACGGCTGAATTGGCCGTCTTTTTTTTGAACACTAAAGCTGTGTTTTTATTTTAAAATTATTTATCCTGAACAGGCTGAAGGTCACCGGTATTAAGGCTTGAGAAAACTCCAGGGAAAAAGGTTACCAGAATAAAATAAATGATCACCATTAATACAATTAAAGAGAAGAGTATAACTACTAAAGTGCTAGGTTTGTTTTTCTTTCTTGGTTCCATGATTTTGCGGTATTTAGTTAATAGATTAAATTGATATTTGATATTAAGCTAATTTCTTGCCACACTGTTTGCAATAACGTGCATCATCATCAATATCTTCATTTCCGCATCTGTCACAGATCTTTTCCAGGTTTTGTCTTTTGTTTCTCATTTCGGCCGTTACAATTCCCGTCGGGACCGCAATAATCGAATAACCGGCCAGCATTAGAATCACCGCAAAGAACTTCCCCATTGGAGTTATAGGAGAAACATCACCGTACCCAACGGTAGTTACCGTAACAACCGCCCAGTAAATCGCCTGAGGGATTGTTTCAAATCCCGGTCGGCCGCCCTCCACCATAAACATCAGAGAACCGACAATCACTGAAAAGATAATCAGAAATAAAAGGAAAATATAAATTTTTCTTGAACTGTTCTTCAAAGCCCGTACAATGACGAAACCGTCGTTCATAAAATCCATAAGGTTGAAAACCCTGAAAACTCTCAGCATTCTCAGCATCCTGAAAATCAGGAAATATTTCGTAACCGGAAAAATTAAGCTTAGATAAAAAGGAACCAGCGCCAAAAAATCAATAATCCCGAAAAAACTGAAAATATAATTTTTTTTATTTTTCACAACCGCGATCCGGGACCAATATTCAGCCGTAAAGACAACGGATATGATCCACTCCATGATAATGAAAGTATAATGGAACTTTTTGTCCAGCTTCGGTACACTTTCCATCAGAATAATGAAGGTGCTGAGGAGAATTAAAGAAAGCAGGATGATATCAAACAGCTTTCCGAGCTTTGTATCGGAGCGATAAATTATTCTATAAAGGTGTCTTTTCCACAGCGCATCTTCGGGAACAAGGTTGTGTTCTCTTTCCATTCGGGTTTTATTTATTTCACATCTAAGTTAATAATTTTAATGAATTAGTGATATAATTATTGTGGTAGGTATATTCTATAAATGTTAAAGGTTTTTTAATTCATTTATAGTGGAGTTATTACAGTTTAAAGTAATGGTTTTCAGTGACTTAATTAATGTAAATTTACGAATAAAAAAAGACATATAAAAATATTTTTTTTAACATATTTTAACTTAAAGACTGTACTTTTATTCTACAAAACTAACATCATGATAAAATTTTTTACATTAACGATCCCGATTTTCGTGTGCAGTCTTTTGTCAGCTCAAGTTGGGATCAACACTACCACTCCGAACGGAGCATCAGTATTGGATATCA
This region includes:
- a CDS encoding ion transporter produces the protein MEREHNLVPEDALWKRHLYRIIYRSDTKLGKLFDIILLSLILLSTFIILMESVPKLDKKFHYTFIIMEWIISVVFTAEYWSRIAVVKNKKNYIFSFFGIIDFLALVPFYLSLIFPVTKYFLIFRMLRMLRVFRVFNLMDFMNDGFVIVRALKNSSRKIYIFLLFLIIFSVIVGSLMFMVEGGRPGFETIPQAIYWAVVTVTTVGYGDVSPITPMGKFFAVILMLAGYSIIAVPTGIVTAEMRNKRQNLEKICDRCGNEDIDDDARYCKQCGKKLA
- a CDS encoding T9SS type A sorting domain-containing protein codes for the protein MTRFLLSCLLFLSMTLSAQIELGTGSTEVGEAPISTYYGYSYVQQIFTKQEVNANAAGNITGLKFYLDPTLSIANSSEWVVYLGHTTKTSFTSDTDWIPLSELTQVFSGTVTNANGVVEITFATPFAYNNTSNLVIAAEENSAGYDDNLYDEAMYVYPGAQNSTLYYKNDYTNPDPASPPSSDGNLVNFKSVVSILGLAPNPIPACPLITYPANNATFVPLSPTITWNNSSGATSYKVSIGTTPGGTDVANQVSVATNSYTPTTPFTPNTLLYLKITAVGTGGESSGCTELMFTSAPPPPANDECATATTLTVNPDLNCTTVTSGYTIGATDSGTVPDPCYGTPDDDIWYKFVATATTHKISLLNIQSVGTNPDDTDTYFQVFSGGCGALSSIFCSDPPSGLVTGLTVGETYWVRVYSYSDTGSNQSFDICIGTLPAPPANDECFGALAATTFPYTYAQNDGGGATNNAGMITACSNEMNDGTWFTFVGDGDTFNITVTTPAGSDFDSQIGVYSGSCNGLSCEDTVDDTGQGQAETVSIPTLSGNTYYVNVGHYSGWSDELEGTFSINITKGVLATSDVQATKNTIKLYPNPFTDVLNISDAANVKSVAISDISGRLMKVIDNPGSELRLGELKQGMYLVTLMMKDGSKQTIKTIKK